Proteins co-encoded in one Hymenobacter swuensis DY53 genomic window:
- a CDS encoding glutamate--tRNA ligase family protein, with the protein MLKFPAAPVVSRMAPTPSGFLHLGNAVNFTLTWLLTRRAHGILHLRIDDLDRARFRPTYLENIFRTLDWLGLDYDHGPTGPEDFEHSFSQQYRLPEYEAVLQAAHAAHPELFYACHCSRTELARQVLPAGRYAGTCRPAGLPFAAADTAWRAAVPAGANAAFSDLAQGDMRIWVAQDPGDFVVRKKDGVAAYQVASVVDDVRLGVNLIVRGLDLLTSTAAQIWLAPYLSEQGGFTQTRFLHHDLLRDEDGHKLSKSTQAGTQRGILEEAATPQVVYQAVARLLGLPLAAGESLEGLQNVIAGGI; encoded by the coding sequence ATGCTAAAATTTCCTGCTGCCCCTGTTGTTTCGCGTATGGCCCCCACGCCCAGCGGTTTCCTGCATCTGGGCAACGCCGTCAACTTCACGCTTACGTGGCTGCTCACGCGCCGAGCCCACGGCATACTGCACCTGCGCATAGATGACCTGGACCGCGCCCGGTTTCGGCCGACATACCTGGAGAATATCTTCCGTACCCTCGATTGGCTAGGGCTTGATTATGACCACGGCCCCACCGGCCCCGAGGATTTTGAGCACAGCTTCTCCCAGCAGTACCGTCTGCCCGAGTACGAAGCCGTGCTACAGGCGGCCCACGCAGCGCATCCGGAGTTGTTTTATGCCTGCCACTGCTCCCGCACCGAGCTGGCCCGCCAGGTGCTGCCGGCCGGCCGTTACGCGGGCACCTGCCGGCCGGCCGGACTACCATTTGCGGCGGCGGATACGGCCTGGCGGGCAGCTGTACCAGCCGGAGCCAACGCCGCTTTTTCTGACCTGGCCCAAGGCGACATGCGGATATGGGTAGCGCAGGACCCAGGAGACTTTGTAGTGCGCAAAAAGGACGGGGTAGCCGCGTACCAGGTGGCTTCCGTGGTGGATGATGTGCGGCTGGGCGTGAACCTCATTGTGCGCGGCCTGGATTTGTTAACCAGTACCGCGGCCCAGATTTGGCTGGCCCCATATCTATCGGAACAGGGGGGCTTTACCCAAACCCGGTTTTTACATCATGATTTGCTGCGGGATGAGGACGGGCATAAGCTTTCTAAATCAACCCAGGCCGGGACGCAACGCGGCATCTTGGAGGAAGCTGCCACGCCGCAGGTAGTGTACCAGGCCGTAGCGCGGCTACTCGGGTTGCCACTGGCGGCCGGTGAGTCGTTGGAAGGGTTGCAGAATGTAATTGCAGGCGGCATATAA
- a CDS encoding nitroreductase family protein, which produces MKHAPTSFPVQETIRKRWSPRAFASYPIAPETLQQAFEAASWAPSAMNEQPWRYIYTHHADQEAFAKMVDCLLPGNQPWAQHAPVLILALAKTHYDNGTPNGAALHDLGMANANLILEATALGLHGHFMGGFDRSKAQAAFQLPDDLQPVVMIALGYIGDATQLEEPFLSREKAPRQRKALADFTFHQHLPA; this is translated from the coding sequence ATGAAACACGCCCCCACTTCCTTTCCCGTTCAGGAAACGATTCGCAAACGCTGGAGCCCCCGCGCTTTTGCCAGCTACCCCATAGCTCCCGAAACGCTGCAGCAGGCATTTGAGGCAGCTTCGTGGGCCCCTAGTGCCATGAATGAGCAGCCCTGGCGCTACATCTACACCCACCACGCCGATCAGGAGGCGTTTGCCAAAATGGTTGACTGCCTGCTGCCCGGTAATCAGCCTTGGGCTCAGCACGCCCCCGTGCTCATCTTGGCGCTGGCTAAAACGCACTATGATAACGGCACCCCCAACGGTGCCGCCCTGCACGACTTGGGCATGGCCAATGCCAACCTCATTCTGGAGGCTACGGCCCTGGGACTGCACGGCCACTTCATGGGCGGTTTTGATCGGTCCAAAGCCCAGGCCGCTTTCCAGCTACCCGACGACCTGCAGCCCGTAGTGATGATTGCCCTTGGCTACATCGGGGATGCCACTCAGTTGGAAGAGCCGTTTCTGAGCCGCGAAAAGGCCCCGCGCCAGCGCAAAGCCCTGGCCGATTTTACTTTTCACCAGCACCTTCCAGCGTAG
- a CDS encoding alpha/beta hydrolase family protein has translation MKILRLTLALCTGALTLASAQDLPYQTPPRAIAALADAAPTPRVSFASNGQWMLLMDVRDMPSIADVSQPEARLAGLRINPRTNGASRVSYASTLRLQRLPEGKELLVQGLPANARISDVQWSPDNTKIAFTHTTNNHVELWLVDVASATAKLVPNLFLNGIFGMPYEWVSDGKTIVARAVVGGRGEAPNPTAAPTGPAIQQNVGRTAASRTYQDLLKNPVDERLFDFYALTQVVKVGMDGRMAPLGQPGIIQQALPSPSGKYVLVRTRHRPYSYTLPVSSFPQRIDVLNMEGLVVKELINLPLADNVPTSFDAVPTGPREISWREDAPNTLFWVEAQDGGDPKKEASVRDKLFALGAPFDGQPQELASLPLRFNNIYWSGSDKLALIEGYRWADRKETLWSLDLATKTSLTPLFERSSQDTYTDPGTPFQRRNEQGRRVLTTDANADVVYMIGTGASPEGDRPFVDELNVRTKKSTRWWRSEAPYYEMPVTILDASKHIFVTRRESPQEAPNYFLRDAPSIKATPLTKFTNPYATLGNLQKQVLKYKRADGVELTANLYLPPNYKKEDGPLPTLMEAYPVEFKDKKDAGQVKGSPYTFTRLNWGSPVFWVTQGYAVLQGASIPIVGEGTKQPNDTYVEQLTSSAKAAIDEGKRLGVVDPNRVAVMGHSYGAFMTANLLAHSNLFKAGIARSGAYNRTLTPFGFQGEERTYWEAPEVYNAMSPFNYANKIKTPILLIHGEADNNSGTFPIQTERFYNALKGNGATVRYVVLPAEAHGYTARESIMHMLWEMNTWLDTYVKKASTTPETTKADAR, from the coding sequence ATGAAAATACTTCGACTCACGCTGGCTTTGTGCACGGGTGCGCTTACCCTAGCTTCGGCTCAGGATCTGCCCTACCAGACACCGCCCCGTGCCATTGCTGCCTTGGCCGATGCCGCGCCGACGCCCCGCGTCAGCTTTGCCTCTAACGGCCAATGGATGCTGCTGATGGACGTGCGTGACATGCCCAGCATTGCCGACGTGAGCCAGCCCGAAGCACGCCTAGCCGGCCTGCGCATCAACCCGCGCACCAATGGGGCCAGCCGCGTCAGCTACGCTTCTACTCTGCGGCTGCAGCGCCTGCCCGAAGGCAAGGAACTGCTGGTGCAGGGCCTCCCCGCCAATGCCCGCATCAGCGACGTGCAATGGTCGCCGGACAATACCAAAATTGCTTTTACCCATACCACTAACAACCACGTGGAGCTGTGGCTGGTGGATGTAGCTTCGGCCACCGCCAAGCTAGTGCCCAACCTGTTTCTAAACGGGATATTCGGCATGCCGTATGAATGGGTTTCCGATGGCAAAACCATTGTTGCCCGTGCCGTAGTAGGTGGCAGGGGCGAAGCCCCTAACCCTACGGCGGCTCCCACCGGCCCGGCCATTCAGCAGAACGTGGGCCGCACGGCTGCCTCCCGCACCTACCAGGACCTGCTGAAAAACCCGGTAGATGAGCGGCTGTTCGACTTCTACGCTCTTACTCAGGTGGTAAAAGTGGGAATGGATGGCCGCATGGCTCCGCTGGGTCAGCCGGGCATCATTCAGCAGGCATTGCCTTCTCCCAGTGGCAAATACGTGCTGGTTCGTACCCGGCACCGCCCCTATTCCTACACGCTGCCGGTATCCAGCTTCCCCCAGCGCATTGATGTGCTGAACATGGAAGGTCTGGTGGTGAAAGAGCTGATAAATCTGCCCTTGGCCGATAACGTACCGACCAGCTTTGATGCCGTACCGACCGGCCCCCGGGAAATCAGCTGGCGCGAGGATGCCCCCAATACGCTGTTTTGGGTAGAGGCGCAGGACGGTGGCGACCCAAAAAAGGAGGCCTCGGTGCGCGACAAACTCTTCGCATTAGGTGCGCCGTTTGATGGGCAGCCGCAGGAGCTGGCCTCGTTGCCCCTGCGCTTCAACAACATTTACTGGAGCGGCTCCGATAAGCTGGCGCTGATTGAGGGCTACCGCTGGGCCGACCGTAAGGAGACGCTCTGGAGCTTGGACCTGGCAACCAAAACTTCCCTCACGCCCCTGTTCGAACGGTCGTCGCAGGATACGTACACGGACCCCGGCACTCCTTTCCAACGCCGCAACGAGCAGGGCCGCCGCGTACTGACCACCGACGCCAACGCCGATGTGGTGTACATGATTGGCACCGGAGCTTCACCGGAGGGTGACCGGCCGTTTGTAGACGAGTTGAACGTACGCACGAAGAAAAGCACCCGTTGGTGGCGCTCTGAAGCACCGTACTACGAGATGCCCGTAACCATTCTGGATGCCAGCAAGCACATCTTCGTAACGCGTCGTGAGTCGCCGCAGGAGGCCCCCAACTATTTCCTGCGTGATGCTCCCAGCATCAAGGCCACCCCACTTACTAAGTTTACCAACCCTTACGCTACCCTTGGCAATCTGCAGAAGCAGGTGCTCAAGTACAAGCGGGCCGATGGCGTGGAGTTGACGGCTAACCTCTATCTGCCCCCGAATTATAAGAAGGAAGATGGCCCGCTACCCACGCTTATGGAGGCCTATCCAGTAGAGTTCAAGGACAAAAAAGACGCCGGCCAAGTGAAGGGCTCACCTTACACCTTCACGCGTCTGAACTGGGGTTCCCCCGTGTTCTGGGTAACACAGGGCTACGCGGTGCTACAGGGTGCCAGCATTCCAATTGTAGGCGAAGGCACCAAGCAGCCGAATGATACCTATGTGGAACAGCTCACTTCCTCGGCTAAAGCAGCCATCGACGAAGGTAAGCGGCTGGGTGTAGTCGACCCTAACCGGGTAGCCGTAATGGGCCACAGCTACGGCGCGTTCATGACGGCCAATTTGTTAGCGCACAGCAACCTATTTAAGGCAGGTATTGCCCGCAGCGGCGCGTATAACCGTACCCTCACGCCGTTTGGCTTCCAAGGTGAGGAACGCACCTACTGGGAAGCCCCGGAGGTGTACAACGCCATGTCTCCCTTCAACTACGCCAACAAAATTAAAACGCCTATTCTGCTCATTCATGGCGAGGCAGACAACAACTCAGGGACTTTCCCCATCCAGACAGAACGTTTTTATAACGCACTGAAAGGCAACGGGGCAACGGTCCGTTACGTGGTATTGCCAGCTGAGGCTCACGGCTACACTGCCCGCGAGTCCATCATGCACATGCTGTGGGAGATGAATACGTGGCTCGACACGTACGTAAAGAAGGCCAGCACTACCCCCGAGACAACCAAAGCTGATGCCCGTTAG
- a CDS encoding pirin family protein has protein sequence MQTVLHTADSRGHANHGWLNSHHTFSFAGYSNPERMHFGVLRVLNDDTVAGGKGFGAHPHDNMEIISIPLSGTLEHRDNAGNHGIIGSSDVQVMSAGTGIAHSEKNHSSSEPVKFLQIWVFPNKRNVPPRYDQQTFQAADRHNQFQQVLSPNPDDAGVWIHQDAWFHLADFDAGFTADYQVKKPGNGVYVFVLEGEVAVAGQSLKQRDGLGVWETGSFSVQASANARLLLMEVPMSL, from the coding sequence ATGCAAACCGTCCTCCATACTGCCGATTCCCGGGGCCATGCCAACCACGGCTGGCTCAACTCTCACCACACCTTCAGCTTCGCCGGCTATTCCAATCCCGAGCGGATGCACTTTGGGGTGTTGCGTGTACTCAACGATGATACCGTGGCCGGGGGCAAAGGCTTTGGCGCGCACCCGCACGACAACATGGAAATCATCAGCATTCCGCTCAGCGGCACGCTGGAGCACAGAGATAACGCGGGCAACCACGGCATCATCGGTAGCAGCGACGTGCAGGTGATGAGTGCCGGTACGGGCATTGCCCACAGCGAGAAAAACCACAGTTCCTCCGAGCCCGTGAAGTTTCTGCAGATCTGGGTGTTTCCCAACAAGCGCAACGTGCCCCCACGCTATGATCAGCAAACGTTCCAGGCCGCAGACCGCCACAACCAGTTCCAGCAGGTACTGTCGCCCAACCCCGACGATGCCGGCGTCTGGATTCACCAGGATGCTTGGTTCCATCTAGCCGATTTCGACGCTGGCTTCACGGCCGATTATCAGGTAAAGAAGCCCGGTAACGGCGTGTATGTATTTGTGCTGGAAGGCGAGGTTGCCGTGGCTGGCCAATCTCTGAAGCAGCGCGACGGGCTGGGCGTCTGGGAAACCGGTAGCTTCAGCGTGCAGGCTTCGGCCAACGCCCGCTTGCTGCTCATGGAAGTTCCCATGAGTCTGTAG
- a CDS encoding pirin family protein, which translates to MLIRHTAAAARGLKDIGWLQSHFSLSFGPYANPERAGFGLLRVFNDDFVQVGGGFGLHAHANMEIISVMLAGRMNHKDSLGYSEEVTQDWVQIMSAGSGLRHEEYNIGDEPVNFLQIWVEPKLQNVTPRYQRRHFPREKRRNQLTTIVSNEEGTAHCWINQNARLSLGLFDAGQTVEYRLNPLNKCVFLFVLEGILVVNGTQVKQRESLGIWETDAVQIQCETVAQFILIEVPINH; encoded by the coding sequence ATGCTTATCCGTCACACTGCCGCCGCTGCTCGCGGCCTGAAAGATATTGGTTGGCTGCAAAGCCATTTTTCCCTGAGCTTCGGCCCGTACGCAAATCCTGAGCGGGCCGGTTTCGGTCTGCTCAGAGTGTTCAACGATGATTTTGTGCAGGTGGGCGGTGGTTTTGGTCTGCATGCCCACGCCAACATGGAAATCATTTCGGTGATGCTGGCCGGGCGCATGAACCACAAGGACTCGTTGGGCTACTCCGAGGAGGTGACGCAGGATTGGGTGCAGATTATGAGTGCCGGCAGTGGCCTGCGCCACGAGGAGTACAATATCGGCGACGAGCCGGTGAATTTCCTGCAGATCTGGGTGGAGCCTAAGCTCCAGAACGTGACGCCTCGCTACCAGCGCCGCCATTTTCCGCGCGAAAAGCGCCGCAACCAACTGACCACTATCGTCAGCAATGAAGAAGGCACAGCCCACTGCTGGATCAACCAGAATGCGCGCCTCAGCCTGGGTCTGTTCGATGCCGGGCAAACAGTGGAATACCGCCTGAACCCGCTGAATAAGTGCGTATTCCTGTTTGTGCTGGAAGGCATTCTTGTAGTTAATGGCACGCAGGTAAAACAGCGGGAAAGTCTGGGAATTTGGGAGACTGATGCTGTGCAGATTCAGTGCGAAACGGTAGCGCAGTTTATTCTGATTGAGGTGCCCATCAACCACTAG
- a CDS encoding RagB/SusD family nutrient uptake outer membrane protein, with protein MKTFNYLLTLGLTVSLGLGTFSCSEDRLEVLPKTDLASEVAFDTPSRILGQVNNMYDYMKAGAFLGGRYQVYGDIRANDFLHRNSNQVTGDGVWQHILTESSQNDVINMWGAGYAAINQINVFLAGMDANSAKFTAAPFPADYPATATTFVAEGRMLRALAYYSLLQYYARPYADGNGSRPGLPLRLQAETELGNNDLARSTVAQVYDQILTDLQFAETNLPLTNSAGNVFRAHRNTAIALKTRVLLSMGRYADVVTEAGKMVPTAAPFRAPTGVAHELNPSLAAVFAPAPAGTEMILAFPFTAQDPAGVQNQLAFYFLPNPQGGQEYNLNPEGVIASPNFKATDARLTTLLVRSGTPASPYLRKYTTGTQAAVPYTDAAPVIRYAEVLLNLSEGLARSQGVTNARALELLNAVRTRSGSDAYTAASFTGTFSIIDAILLERRLEFLGEGLRNNDDMRLLRTIAAKGTINAIPSTDPRYIWPIPSSELQTNTLITRN; from the coding sequence ATGAAGACTTTCAACTACCTCCTGACTCTCGGACTTACTGTTTCCTTGGGACTGGGCACTTTCTCCTGCAGCGAAGACCGTCTTGAAGTTCTGCCTAAAACTGATCTCGCCAGCGAAGTTGCTTTCGATACCCCCTCCCGGATACTGGGCCAGGTGAACAATATGTATGACTACATGAAGGCTGGTGCCTTCCTGGGTGGTCGTTATCAGGTATACGGCGACATCCGGGCAAATGACTTCCTCCACCGCAACTCTAACCAAGTTACTGGAGACGGCGTGTGGCAGCACATACTCACCGAATCTTCCCAGAATGACGTTATCAACATGTGGGGCGCTGGCTACGCCGCCATAAACCAGATTAATGTGTTTCTGGCGGGCATGGACGCAAATTCTGCCAAATTCACCGCTGCACCTTTTCCAGCTGATTATCCGGCTACCGCAACTACGTTTGTAGCCGAGGGTCGCATGCTGCGGGCGTTAGCGTACTATTCACTGTTGCAGTATTATGCCCGGCCTTATGCTGATGGTAACGGCTCAAGACCCGGTCTGCCTTTACGCCTACAAGCTGAAACAGAATTGGGTAACAATGACCTAGCTCGCAGCACGGTAGCTCAGGTGTATGACCAAATCCTGACGGATCTGCAATTCGCAGAAACCAACCTACCACTTACAAACTCCGCCGGCAACGTATTCCGGGCTCACCGCAACACAGCTATTGCGTTAAAGACCCGCGTACTGCTGAGTATGGGCCGTTACGCTGATGTAGTAACGGAGGCTGGTAAGATGGTTCCAACGGCTGCTCCCTTCAGAGCTCCTACGGGCGTTGCACACGAGTTGAACCCCAGCCTTGCCGCGGTATTCGCTCCAGCACCAGCTGGAACTGAAATGATCTTGGCGTTCCCATTCACTGCCCAAGACCCAGCCGGTGTACAGAACCAACTGGCGTTCTATTTCTTACCCAATCCACAGGGAGGCCAGGAGTACAACTTGAACCCAGAAGGAGTTATTGCTAGTCCTAATTTCAAAGCCACTGATGCCCGCCTAACTACGTTATTAGTGCGGTCTGGCACTCCGGCGTCTCCCTACCTGCGCAAGTACACAACCGGTACGCAAGCCGCAGTTCCCTACACTGATGCAGCCCCGGTAATCCGGTATGCAGAGGTGCTGCTGAATCTCTCGGAAGGCTTGGCGCGTAGTCAAGGTGTTACTAACGCTCGTGCTTTAGAGCTACTCAACGCCGTGCGCACCCGCTCGGGCTCGGATGCCTACACGGCGGCTAGCTTCACTGGCACTTTCTCCATCATTGATGCCATTCTGCTGGAGCGTCGACTGGAATTCCTGGGTGAGGGATTGCGCAACAACGATGATATGCGTCTTCTACGCACCATTGCTGCTAAGGGCACGATAAATGCCATTCCGTCTACTGATCCCCGCTACATCTGGCCGATTCCCAGCTCTGAACTGCAAACCAATACGCTGATAACCCGCAACTAA
- a CDS encoding serine hydrolase produces the protein MRHLLRLFLLLLLLSAAPARAQQNPLFFPPVPASAGAWATASPQSLGWCQQQLDSLLNFLGRKGTKSFIVLKDGRMVVERYYGTFTQDSVWYWASAGKSLTAVLTGVARQDGLLTLQDSVNRFLGRGWSVAPASKERLVTLRHLLTMISGLDDTPPAPCDNENSTATCLLYRTDAGTRWAYHTGAYRQLQTVLTRASGLTLNQYTNQRLATRIGMQGLWVQDVYYSRARDMARFGLLALARGNWNGTAILTDTAYFRQMITPSQSFNRSYGYLWWLNGQSSYMLPGPLQTVLPGAITPTAPADMFAALGKNDQKIYVVPSRGLVVVRQGNSADSPRLAVSSFDTELWRYLMAAIQCRPLATASPAAAAFQVFPNPTSGTVSVQFPAAAQGSLHLLNALGQVVRQMPVAPQIALQGLPTGLYQLQWQMPDGRIAGNRRLVIQ, from the coding sequence ATGAGACACCTACTACGCCTTTTTCTTCTGCTTTTACTGTTATCCGCTGCTCCGGCGCGGGCCCAGCAGAACCCACTGTTCTTCCCCCCAGTTCCGGCCTCGGCGGGCGCGTGGGCTACTGCTTCGCCCCAAAGCCTGGGCTGGTGCCAGCAGCAACTTGATTCTTTGCTGAACTTTCTGGGGCGCAAGGGTACTAAATCGTTCATCGTGCTGAAGGATGGGCGAATGGTGGTGGAGCGGTATTACGGCACGTTCACCCAGGATTCCGTCTGGTACTGGGCTTCGGCGGGTAAGTCGCTCACGGCAGTACTGACGGGTGTGGCCCGTCAGGATGGCCTGCTCACGCTCCAAGACAGCGTCAACCGGTTTCTGGGGCGTGGCTGGTCAGTGGCCCCGGCCAGCAAGGAGCGGCTGGTTACCCTGCGCCACCTGCTGACCATGATCTCCGGCCTCGACGATACGCCCCCTGCTCCATGCGACAATGAGAACAGCACCGCTACATGCCTGCTGTACCGCACCGATGCCGGCACGCGCTGGGCTTACCACACAGGAGCCTACCGCCAGCTGCAAACCGTTCTAACGCGGGCCAGCGGCCTTACACTCAACCAGTATACCAACCAACGGCTGGCTACCCGCATCGGCATGCAGGGCCTGTGGGTTCAGGATGTGTACTACAGCCGGGCCCGTGACATGGCGCGGTTTGGCCTGCTGGCTTTGGCCCGGGGCAACTGGAACGGAACGGCTATTCTTACAGACACGGCCTACTTCCGGCAGATGATTACCCCTTCCCAAAGCTTCAACCGCAGCTACGGCTATCTGTGGTGGCTCAACGGACAGAGTTCCTACATGCTGCCCGGTCCTCTGCAAACGGTACTGCCCGGGGCCATTACCCCTACTGCCCCCGCCGATATGTTCGCGGCCTTGGGCAAAAACGACCAGAAGATTTATGTGGTACCCAGCCGGGGCCTGGTAGTGGTGCGCCAAGGTAACTCAGCCGACAGCCCCCGACTAGCCGTTTCCTCTTTTGATACCGAGTTGTGGCGCTACCTGATGGCAGCCATACAGTGCAGGCCACTGGCCACGGCTTCCCCTGCAGCAGCAGCTTTTCAGGTTTTTCCGAACCCCACCAGTGGTACTGTAAGCGTACAGTTCCCGGCAGCAGCCCAGGGTTCTTTGCACCTGCTTAACGCGCTGGGCCAAGTGGTACGCCAGATGCCGGTAGCTCCCCAGATTGCCCTGCAAGGACTACCGACAGGCTTGTATCAGCTGCAGTGGCAAATGCCCGACGGCAGGATAGCAGGCAATCGGCGGCTGGTTATTCAGTAG